The following are from one region of the Stigmatella ashevillena genome:
- a CDS encoding trifunctional serine/threonine-protein kinase/ATP-binding protein/sensor histidine kinase gives MLNLPGFTISEVLQSDETGWLARAERHQQRVLVRMPREDFPSLEELARLKYGYELSAGLDIPGIVKVLDLTRHGNSVILTMDDFGGVPLRAYQAQASGSIKGVLEIGIQLAKVVGELHRRRIIHKNIHPASILVHARTREARLFNFDIASRLNVENPDFISPEQLDGNLAYISPEQTGRMNRSLDYRTDLYSLGVTLYELLTGQLPFQATDMMALVYSHLAITPAPPHLLRPEIPRALSSVVMKLLAKNADDRYQSAYGLSMDLRLCLDQLASIGTIADFLPGEQDVSATFHIPQKLYGREADASRLDEAFNRVCQSGRSELLLVTGYSGVGKSSLVHEVHLPLVRQRGYYGAGKFDQLQNAPYAAWIQAFDGLIRQLLAESEERIASWRQRLHSALGENGRVVTDLVPQLELIIGPQPPVPVLLATESQNRFNLVFQQLVACCASADHPLVLFLDDLQWADAASLFLLQRVVADPSIRSLLVIGAYRDNEVRAGHALLPILGELRKEAAVNEIALSPLGVDSAQQLIADTVDRPVEEVADLAQLVFKKTQGNPFFLAQFIRSLNARGLLTFDPERGRWQWDLEQIQGESITDNVADLMAERIASLPEATREALKHASCVGNKFSLDVLAAISGQGPEEAALALWDAVLSGLLLPIGNAYKYVQNSSSWPASATPAEARYEFLHDRVQEAAYSLMTKDVSQRHHLRIGRLLLKNTPEDQRPVVIFDIVNQLNQAEELIDALDEREELARLNLLAGIRAKASTAYVAALKYLRVSTRLLPDSIWERQYGLALALHKNLSESHFLVGQFEDAEKGFRLVLERARSPEQKHEIYHLMIELFVSRGQYIQVIQPALEGMKVLGLEIPEDKEAIAAATLQEKAKLEADRAARSIGSLAELPEATDPLERARILLFSQALSYAAYTHQHLFALMSPMAINRARVHGHAPGSATSYVMYALGHGPATGDYAQAHEYGRLALTLAEKVGGRSEPPLVQFIFAAYPNPWCRPIETSMRLLDQAFQGCLANNMLVWASQCSLHFGVLGQLGKEDLETQHARLQRHVDFYRRSGAQYLWAIHQIRVSQRCILRLMDASPPSDGLAWQSEDELVEKLENPTVLSTAYIMWMRAAFLMDDLVGAQDYLRKAEPRLGLAYGWITQAEFQFYQGLLLAALYAKATAEEKAAYEKVLADNIEKFRGYRKLCAENFQQKHLLLLAEQARLSGAEGQAMALYDEAIEAAARAEHSQDEALANELAARFYLAQGRKRVARTYLEDAHHAYGRWGARGKVSALERQYPELLGADMAAAQSASAAGETLDLSTVLKASQAISGEIVLQELLEKLMRISLENAGAQRGLLLLKGDVPLVVEGQLGEDGATEVKVRNAAQEMPADMPATIVRYVERTGERVVLREATREGHFQTDSYIASQRPRSVLCLQVMKQKQPVGTLYLENRLVAGAFTPKRCRLLEVLSAQAAISLENARLYDTLDQRVRERTRELRASNEELSHTLKQLKQMQAQLVMKEKLASLGALTSGVAHELKNPLNFIKNFALLSVDLAQELQEQLADPQTLKNPRDVDVLTEISTSLKENAAHISEHSSRADSIVHSMLELSRTGRGGPMAEVDLHDLLKHSVELARQEFRMVHPSFEVAVQTQFDGELPPVEVMPQALGRALLNLVNNACYAIEARRKKGEAGFIPELTVRTRNLGNGVEIRIRDNGTGIPESIRGKIFNPFFTSKPTGQGTGLGLAIGHDIIVQGHGGTLDFTTEEWKYTEFVVTLPRRSPSSTPSPGESD, from the coding sequence ATGCTCAATCTGCCAGGCTTTACCATCTCCGAGGTGCTTCAGTCGGACGAGACCGGTTGGCTCGCGCGCGCCGAGCGCCACCAGCAACGCGTCCTGGTCCGAATGCCCCGGGAGGACTTCCCCTCGCTGGAGGAGCTGGCGCGGTTGAAGTATGGCTATGAACTGAGCGCGGGCCTGGACATTCCCGGCATCGTCAAAGTGCTGGACCTGACGCGGCACGGCAACAGCGTCATCCTCACCATGGATGACTTTGGCGGGGTGCCCCTGAGGGCCTACCAGGCGCAAGCCAGCGGCTCCATCAAAGGCGTGCTGGAAATCGGCATCCAGCTGGCCAAGGTGGTGGGCGAGCTGCACCGCCGCCGCATCATCCACAAGAACATCCACCCCGCCTCCATTCTCGTCCACGCGAGGACGCGGGAAGCGCGGCTGTTCAACTTCGACATCGCCTCGCGCCTCAACGTCGAGAACCCGGACTTCATCTCGCCCGAGCAGCTTGACGGCAACCTCGCGTACATCTCGCCCGAGCAGACGGGCCGGATGAACCGCAGCCTGGACTACCGCACGGACCTGTACTCGCTGGGCGTCACCCTGTACGAGCTGCTCACGGGGCAGTTGCCCTTCCAGGCCACGGACATGATGGCGCTGGTGTACAGCCACCTGGCCATCACCCCGGCGCCCCCCCACCTGCTGCGCCCCGAGATTCCCCGCGCGCTCTCCTCGGTGGTGATGAAGCTTTTGGCGAAGAACGCCGATGACCGCTACCAGAGCGCCTACGGGCTCTCGATGGACCTGCGGCTGTGCCTGGATCAGCTCGCCTCCATCGGCACCATCGCGGACTTCCTCCCGGGCGAGCAGGACGTCTCGGCCACCTTCCACATCCCCCAGAAGCTCTACGGCCGCGAGGCGGACGCATCCCGGCTCGACGAGGCCTTCAACCGCGTTTGCCAGAGTGGCCGCTCCGAGCTGCTCCTGGTGACGGGCTACTCCGGCGTGGGCAAGTCCTCGCTCGTGCACGAGGTGCACCTGCCGCTGGTGCGGCAGCGGGGGTATTACGGCGCGGGTAAGTTCGATCAGCTCCAGAACGCGCCCTACGCGGCGTGGATTCAGGCGTTCGATGGGCTCATCCGGCAATTGCTCGCCGAGAGCGAGGAGCGGATCGCCTCGTGGCGGCAGCGGCTCCATTCGGCCCTGGGCGAGAACGGCCGGGTGGTGACGGACCTGGTGCCACAGCTGGAGCTCATCATCGGCCCGCAGCCGCCCGTGCCGGTGCTGCTCGCCACCGAGTCCCAGAACCGCTTCAACCTGGTGTTCCAGCAGCTCGTGGCCTGCTGCGCCAGCGCGGACCACCCCCTCGTGCTGTTCCTGGATGACCTTCAGTGGGCGGACGCTGCCTCGCTCTTCCTCCTCCAGCGCGTCGTCGCGGATCCGAGCATCCGCTCCCTGTTGGTGATTGGCGCCTACCGGGACAACGAGGTCCGCGCCGGACACGCGCTGCTGCCCATCCTCGGAGAGCTCCGCAAGGAAGCGGCCGTCAACGAGATTGCCCTGAGCCCGCTGGGCGTGGACAGCGCCCAGCAGCTGATCGCCGACACCGTGGACCGCCCGGTGGAAGAGGTGGCGGACCTGGCCCAGCTTGTCTTCAAGAAGACGCAGGGCAATCCCTTCTTCCTGGCCCAGTTCATCCGCTCGCTGAACGCCCGCGGCCTGCTGACTTTTGATCCCGAGCGGGGCCGCTGGCAGTGGGACCTGGAGCAGATTCAAGGCGAGTCCATCACGGACAACGTGGCCGACCTCATGGCCGAGCGCATCGCCAGCCTGCCGGAGGCGACCCGGGAGGCGCTCAAGCACGCCTCGTGTGTCGGCAACAAGTTCAGCCTGGATGTGCTGGCGGCCATCAGCGGCCAGGGTCCGGAGGAGGCGGCGCTCGCGCTGTGGGACGCGGTGCTGTCGGGGCTCTTGCTGCCCATCGGCAATGCCTACAAGTACGTGCAGAACAGCAGCTCCTGGCCCGCCTCGGCGACGCCCGCCGAGGCCCGGTACGAGTTCCTGCACGACCGCGTGCAGGAGGCCGCCTACTCCTTGATGACGAAGGACGTGAGCCAGCGGCACCACCTGCGCATCGGCCGGCTGCTGCTCAAGAACACCCCGGAGGATCAGCGGCCGGTGGTCATCTTCGACATCGTCAACCAGCTCAACCAGGCCGAGGAGCTGATCGACGCGCTGGATGAGCGCGAGGAGCTGGCCCGCCTCAACCTGCTGGCGGGCATCCGCGCCAAGGCCTCCACCGCCTATGTCGCGGCGCTCAAGTACCTGCGCGTGAGCACCCGGCTGCTCCCGGACAGCATCTGGGAGCGCCAGTACGGGCTGGCGCTGGCGCTCCACAAGAACCTCTCCGAGAGCCACTTCCTCGTCGGGCAGTTCGAGGACGCGGAGAAGGGCTTCCGGCTGGTGCTGGAGCGCGCGAGGTCGCCGGAGCAGAAGCACGAAATCTACCACCTGATGATCGAGCTGTTCGTGAGCCGCGGCCAGTACATCCAGGTCATCCAGCCCGCGCTGGAGGGGATGAAGGTGCTGGGGCTCGAGATTCCGGAAGACAAGGAGGCCATCGCCGCCGCCACCCTCCAGGAGAAGGCGAAGCTGGAGGCGGACCGGGCCGCGCGGTCCATCGGCAGTCTGGCCGAGCTGCCCGAGGCGACGGATCCGCTGGAGCGGGCGCGCATCCTGCTCTTCTCCCAGGCGCTGAGCTACGCCGCCTATACCCACCAGCACCTGTTCGCCTTGATGTCGCCCATGGCGATCAACCGCGCGCGCGTGCATGGCCATGCGCCGGGCTCGGCCACCTCCTACGTCATGTATGCCCTGGGGCATGGGCCCGCGACGGGAGACTATGCCCAGGCGCACGAGTACGGGCGGCTGGCGCTGACGCTGGCCGAGAAGGTGGGCGGCCGGAGCGAGCCTCCCCTGGTGCAGTTCATCTTCGCCGCCTATCCCAACCCGTGGTGCCGTCCCATCGAGACGTCCATGCGCTTGCTGGATCAGGCCTTCCAGGGCTGCCTGGCCAACAACATGCTCGTCTGGGCCTCACAGTGCTCGCTGCACTTCGGGGTGCTGGGACAGCTCGGCAAGGAGGACCTGGAGACGCAGCACGCGCGGCTGCAGCGGCACGTGGACTTCTACCGCCGCAGCGGGGCCCAGTACCTCTGGGCCATCCACCAAATTCGCGTGTCGCAGCGCTGCATCCTGCGGCTGATGGACGCGTCCCCGCCCTCGGACGGCTTGGCGTGGCAGAGCGAGGACGAGCTGGTGGAGAAGTTGGAGAACCCCACCGTGCTGAGCACCGCGTACATCATGTGGATGCGCGCGGCCTTCCTGATGGACGACCTGGTGGGGGCCCAGGACTACCTGCGCAAGGCGGAGCCGCGGCTCGGCTTGGCATACGGGTGGATTACCCAGGCGGAGTTCCAGTTCTACCAGGGCCTGTTGCTGGCGGCGCTCTACGCGAAGGCCACCGCCGAGGAGAAGGCCGCGTACGAAAAGGTGCTCGCGGACAACATCGAGAAGTTCCGCGGCTACCGGAAGCTGTGCGCCGAGAACTTCCAGCAGAAGCACCTGTTGCTCCTGGCCGAGCAGGCCCGCCTGTCGGGCGCGGAGGGCCAGGCGATGGCGCTGTATGACGAGGCCATCGAGGCGGCGGCGCGGGCGGAACATTCCCAGGACGAGGCGCTGGCCAACGAGTTGGCGGCGCGGTTCTACCTGGCCCAGGGCCGCAAGCGCGTGGCGCGCACGTACCTGGAGGATGCCCACCATGCCTATGGCCGCTGGGGCGCCCGCGGCAAAGTGTCTGCCCTGGAGCGGCAGTACCCGGAGCTGCTGGGGGCGGACATGGCCGCCGCGCAGAGCGCCAGCGCGGCCGGAGAGACGCTGGACTTGTCCACGGTGCTCAAGGCCTCGCAGGCCATCTCCGGGGAGATCGTCCTCCAGGAGCTGCTCGAGAAGTTGATGCGCATCAGCCTGGAGAACGCGGGCGCCCAGCGCGGGCTGCTGCTGCTCAAGGGGGATGTGCCCCTGGTCGTCGAAGGCCAACTGGGCGAGGACGGCGCCACGGAGGTGAAGGTCCGCAACGCCGCCCAGGAGATGCCCGCGGACATGCCCGCCACCATCGTCCGGTACGTGGAGCGCACCGGAGAGCGCGTGGTGCTGCGCGAGGCCACGCGCGAGGGGCACTTCCAGACGGATTCCTACATCGCGAGCCAACGGCCCCGCTCGGTGCTGTGCCTTCAGGTCATGAAGCAGAAGCAGCCCGTGGGCACGCTCTACCTGGAGAACCGGCTGGTGGCCGGCGCCTTCACCCCCAAGCGGTGCCGGCTGCTCGAGGTGCTGTCGGCCCAGGCCGCCATCTCGCTGGAGAACGCCCGGCTGTACGACACGCTGGATCAGCGGGTGCGCGAGCGCACGCGGGAGCTGCGCGCGAGCAACGAGGAGCTGTCCCATACGCTCAAGCAGCTCAAGCAGATGCAGGCGCAGCTCGTCATGAAGGAGAAGCTCGCCTCGCTGGGCGCGCTCACCTCGGGGGTGGCCCACGAGCTGAAGAACCCCCTCAACTTCATCAAGAACTTCGCGCTGCTCTCCGTGGACCTCGCCCAGGAGCTGCAAGAGCAGCTGGCGGATCCCCAGACGCTGAAGAACCCGCGCGATGTGGATGTCCTGACGGAGATCTCCACCTCGCTGAAGGAGAACGCGGCGCACATCAGCGAGCACAGCAGCCGCGCGGACTCCATTGTTCACTCGATGCTGGAGCTGTCTCGCACCGGCCGGGGCGGGCCGATGGCGGAGGTGGATCTGCACGACTTGCTGAAACACTCCGTGGAGCTGGCGCGCCAGGAGTTCCGCATGGTGCACCCCTCCTTCGAGGTGGCCGTCCAGACGCAGTTCGACGGCGAGTTGCCGCCGGTGGAGGTCATGCCCCAGGCGCTGGGCCGCGCGCTGCTCAACCTGGTGAACAACGCCTGCTATGCCATCGAGGCGCGGCGCAAGAAGGGCGAGGCGGGGTTCATCCCCGAGCTCACCGTGCGCACGCGCAACCTCGGCAACGGCGTGGAGATCCGCATCCGGGACAACGGCACGGGAATCCCGGAGAGCATCCGCGGAAAGATTTTCAATCCCTTCTTCACCAGCAAGCCCACCGGCCAGGGCACCGGCCTGGGGCTGGCCATCGGCCATGACATCATCGTCCAGGGCCACGGCGGCACCTTGGACTTCACGACCGAGGAGTGGAAGTACACCGAGTTCGTGGTCACCCTGCCCCGGCGCTCGCCCTCGTCCACGCCTTCGCCGGGTGAGAGCGATTAG